Part of the Pseudomonadota bacterium genome is shown below.
CATGCTGCACAGGCCCGAGATCATCATACTCGACGAGCCCACCTCGGGCCTCGACCCCAACCAGATCGCGGAGATAAGAAACCTCATCAGGGAGATGGGGCGCGAACGCACCGTGGTGCTCTCCACGCACATAATGCAGGAGGTGGAGGCGACCTGCTCGCGCGCCATCATCATAAACGAGGGCATCATCGCAGGCCAGGGGACGATAGAGGAGCTGAGGGGCAAAAGCCCGCAGCGGTCCCGCTACACGATCGCAGCGCGCGCCGGCAGGGAGCGCATCGCAGCGGAGCTTTCGAAGCTGGCCGGCATCTCTTTGGAAGAATGGCTCTCCGACCCGTCGGATGAGAACCAGAGGTTGACTCTCAGGGGGGACGACGCGGGGGACCGGGCCGAGGAGATATTCCGCTGGGCAGCGGACAACGGCATAATGCTGTCCGAGCTCGCCAGGAGCAGCAACTCGCTGGAGCAGGTGTTTCGGGAGCTGACGCAAA
Proteins encoded:
- a CDS encoding ATP-binding cassette domain-containing protein, yielding MIRVEQLRKRFGEVRALDGISFEVSRGEVVGLLGPNGAGKTTAMRVVTGFLRPDSGSATVDGMPVSGDSIEARRRIGYLPENAPLYSDMDVVEHLDYIGRLRGMGKAERRNGVEEMVSVCGLAPVAARGVGGLSKGFRQRVGLAAAMLHRPEIIILDEPTSGLDPNQIAEIRNLIREMGRERTVVLSTHIMQEVEATCSRAIIINEGIIAGQGTIEELRGKSPQRSRYTIAARAGRERIAAELSKLAGISLEEWLSDPSDENQRLTLRGDDAGDRAEEIFRWAADNGIMLSELARSSNSLEQVFRELTQ